The following DNA comes from Lonchura striata isolate bLonStr1 chromosome 4, bLonStr1.mat, whole genome shotgun sequence.
ACATGCTAGTTTTCCTCAATTCATATTCAAATTCAGCATTTGTGTGAAGAACTAAACATCATTTTATAGGGAGAAGACTGGATGAGAAAAAACTGTGCTTGTTCCTGAACACTGTGACAGCCAACCAGGTCCAGCAACAGTGCCTGAACACTCAGTAGCTGAGTTTAAAAACACCCAGCTCCTGAGCTGACCCTGCAATAAATCCAGAACAACCTGCAATAGCCTGAGTAAAAAACAAGACATGAAAAAGTCTTGAGTGGGATAGTACTTACAGCCAACATCATCCACGATGCAAACAAGCTCCAGTATGTTCAAGCTCATTGCATGTTCTCCTTCTGAAGCTGCAGATGTTGTTTAGTCTTGACCCGTCAGCATCTAAGCCAGCTGCAGGTTTTTCATGGCAGCTGTTTAACTTGCACAACTCacaacaaaatgcatttttactgTCCCTTATCTTGAAAGGTTACTTGCAGAAGGCCAGTAAAATGTCATCTGGGGTAAATGGCTTCTAATACAAGAAGAAAATTGTTCCAGATATATAAAGTCTAATATATATCCTCAGTTATTGAGATATGTTGGCAGTGGATTCTTCTCAACCTTTTGTTataaattctgtgattttgtgatcaATCATTAATCAAGCACAACTTCCAAAGGTGTGGGCAGCAAAGAAATGGAGACAAGCTGAAACAGGAATCTACATCCAAAGATTGGGGGGGAACAACTGACAAGAAATTTGAAACAGACATACTACTTGTCTAGGTTTTGTAAAGAACAATCTTTACAGGAAACATTTCAAAAACATCAGACCTACAGATCCAATTGCCTTCTCTGTTTCATTTCTTCATGGCTTTCTGTGGATATCATCCTTTACgttctttgttttctccttgCTCTCTCTTATTCATTCTCACCATTATCTTAACAAATTCCTTCAATTATTTCTTTCAGTATTTCTGAGGATAAAGCTTGAAATTTGTGGCTCATTAACTTTCTGGAAAGCAGATACCTACCACCACTCACTCCATGTAAACAGGAGATGGCACACTCTTGGCTGTGTTCTGCACAGGCAAGCCACAGGAATGTaccagtgtcacatcacagaagAGCCATCAGCAAAATAAGGCTCAGTGGTGCAGGTGGATGGATTGCAGGAGGATAGAAATAGTGCTGAAGGCAATCTTACCCCTGAGGAGTTGCAGCTGTACTAATTACCACAGAATAGGAACAGACTTGCCTTTAATAGGTCACAGTTGTGTCCAATAAAGATAGTCCCATAAGGATGGGTGTTATAAAAGAGTGGGTCAGCTGGCAGAGAGAATTGGAGTTGgttggctgtgctgctgtgagtAGAAAGGGTCAGGTGTTCATGATAGGGACAGGAAGGGTTAATATGCGCTACTAGGGACAGAAAGGGTTAGGTGGTCATGATAGGGACAGGTAGAAGTCAGCCAGCTATGTGGAAGAAAGCGAAAAGGAGTCAGTGCTGTGAGGAGATGCCAGTGAGAACTCACAGGGAGAAGATATGAAAGTCTTACAGTAAGAGAATAAACTAGCAGTGACAGTCAGTTCCCATCCACTGTCGATTGGTGCCAAGCACTGATGCTGACAACTGGTGGCTCGTACAGGGATGAGTTACAACACAGTGGGCTCTAAACTTGCCATGGTGTGAGGCCACTGACCTGTACCGTTTATCCTGCTTTCCACGTAGGCTGTGCACAGCCCAACCCAGGCAAACCCATCTGCTGAGTAAAGGCCACGTCAGAGCCCTGGTGCGCTCCCGCAAAGTTCCACTGTACTGAGCAAGGTCCCATGGGATTCTCATGCAGCAAGCCAAAAACGTCTTCTACACCTTCTTTTTCAGCATGCAGTTTTTCATTTGAATATAACATCTACTAAATTTGCATTATGGATTTTGCGTCTTTGTCATTCAGATTTCATTTGGAGAGTGCGCAAATGCAGGCAGGAACCAGGCTAACAGCTGGTGTTAGGCATCTGTGCATAATCTACACTCAGCCTCACAGCTCTACAATACATATGTGACCCtgatttttccccccctcccctttAAAAGGATATTGACAAAGCAACTGAGGAACTGCCCGAGTTCAGCTATCCCAGCATCACGGAGCAGGGCTCCCATAGCCTCCAGTTACACAGGACACTTGCACAAACAGCTTGCACAAGCAGGCGGCCAAAGCTGGAACTAGTGGATTAGCAACATTACCCCATTTAACGAAAGCTTAAGATTTCATTAAATGAAAAGACTGTCCAGCAAGAGTATACACAGCAGTTACAGCGAGCGCGTGTGAGTGGAAACCTCTGTGTGGAGATGTGCGAATTGCTGACGGGTGCTACAAGGTGTTATTGGTAACGGGGTTATCCAGCAACTAAAATGAGCTAAAAATCTTCAAACTTTTccaatcacagctgagataggAGCGACACCCACAGCACAGCgacccgccccggcccgccacCAGACAAAAtggcggccccgcccgccgcgcgtCACGGTGGGGCGAGGCGCGCGCGCCCCTCTGGGCGCTCCGCCGCGCCCCGGAACAGCCGCGTGTTCGgccggggcggcgcggccgcgctgcTGATTGGCTCCCGTCCGCGTCACTCCCGGCCCGCCCGCTCGCTGATTGGCGGGGCTCGGGGGGCGGGCGGAGGCGGCCGGCGGGCAGGAAGGCGCCATGGCGGCTGTGGCCCAGTGCGTGCGGGGTGCGCTGCGCCCGCGCCTCCCGCTGCTGAGCGTCGCGCTGAGGTGAGGGGGTCGCGCTGAGGTCTGAGGTGAGGGGGTCGCGCCGCGCCGCTCGCCCGACACCGGGCATTGTGGCCGGGGCCGCGCTCACGCCGGGCCGGGAGGAGAGTGGGGCTCGGTCCCGCCGCGCTGGGGTCCCAAGCCCTGGCGAGCCCCGTCCGACAGCCGGgacgggccggggccgccccccggcccccgCCGCTCCTCGCCGCGCTCCCGCGCCCTTCTCCGGGAGAGCGGCCCGGCTGCGCCCGGCGCTGCGGGGAGCAGCAGGCTCCAGGCCCGCGGTGTCGCTCGGCGGGCGGGGATACGAGCCCCGAGTGAGCGCGGCGCTGGTCCCGCAGCCCCGTCAGGGCCGGCTCGGCCTCGGCAGCCGGGCAGGGACGGAGATCGCTGTTCGGGCGGCacccccgcgcccgccgccgtgCTCGCCGTGCGCCGGGACGGGCGGCCCGGGGCAGCCGCTCCAGCGGCCAGGCGCTGGGCTGCGCCTGTGCTTTTAGGGAGGCTGTTGCCGGCGATTGCATCACGGAATTTGTTTCTTGCTAGAGCACAGGGCTAAAAACGCCTACTCACTCCCCTTTAAAGTTCTGTGGCTGTAAACTGAATGTAGTTTACACTGCGCTTAAAAGCTGATATCTTGCATCAGGTTATTTACTGCTGCAGTTTAAATGGTCGGAGATCTGCTGCTTCTGACGCAGGGCTCTGCACGCAGTATTCACAGGCTTAGAATTGTATGAATTCGTGCTTTGATGTGAGAATTTTGTGGATGTTATGCATCAAAGGGTCCTTTATATCTAGAAAATGCTGATATCTTACAAAATAAGCAACAGAATAATAATGTCCATCTTTTTGCCCTAGAACATCTCCACGACTGCTTTGTGTAGcaacacagcagaaaaatacTGGCCAGAACTTGGAAGATGACCAGAGTCAGAGCCAAAATGAACAGAAGGTGGaacccagctctgctgaaaaaCTGCTAGCTGAAGAAAAGGCCAAACTGGAAGAACAACTAAAAGAAGTTACTGTAAGTGATTCCTGTATAAAATCCACAATTTGAtaatttctttgaaattaaGAGTACATGTGCTACAAGATGTGGGATGCATCCCTGGTTCAGaattaagattttaatttccttccagTTTCTGGATGGAATTGGACATCTTCCAGCTAGAAAATTTGTTACTGATTTTCACATAGGTTTTGCTCAGTGGAGAAGTAATTTCTGGGAGCCATGGAAGGGTGTTGCTGTGTCTCTGGTGTGTGCATTTGTGTGTGTTAACAGTAGACTTCATGGAAACAGCTGCTGACTTGCCAAAGGTCAGAGTTAATGGTGCTTAGCTTTTGTACAATAGTGTACTTAGGCCATAGTTAGAAAGTTTCAAACCTTTTCTGTTGGAGAGCCCTTCAGGCTCAAGGCTGAAGCGTCACATTCCTTCTGTGTGGCCTTGTGTATCTTGTTTTCTCTCCTGGGCACAACTCCAGCAGCTGAAGGATGCCCTGGGAGATATTAATGAGTGCTTTATGTAAAATGTCTTTCTGATATTTGAGACTTCAAGAGGTAGTCCAGAACCTTCTATAGAACCAGCACCTGTGGATCATATGTGGATTGAGTTTGCTTTCTGTTGCCCTTCCCAAAGCTCTACAGGAAAGGTTTTagatattatttaatatttttgtttgctgttgGTTGCTTAATGCAGCTCTTCAGGCAGCTTGTTGActgtttttattctgttttgagATTCTCCACTGGCATACAAAGCTCAAGCATATTCAGGGTGGAAGCCATTTGGAGTTAGTTGGTAAAGCACTCAgtgtgaatttttattttattaattttattatatttcacATTGTAGTACATCTGCTAGTAAATGGCCACATTTCTAGGAATAGACCAAAACTTGGCCTAAACAACAGAGGAGTTAGGCTTCCTGATTTGTAAGGGCTGAGAAAACTGGAAGGCACTCTGTGTTATGCATGGAGTGGGAAGAGATGGTTTGAAAGTCATGGCTGGGTTGACTCTGATTTGCTGTAGTGTCAGTGTACCTCATGTCTGATAAAGGATTTCTGGAAGCACAtagcagaaaaagcagaaatactgGATTCATAGAACATTATATATCTATagagtgaaattttttttccagctaatCTGTTGAAAAGTATTAAGAGTTTGGAAAACCATCTGATTTCCTTTCCCTCATTTCTGACGTTGTGAAGTGAAGCAAGCTTTTCTCTTGGTAGGAGGGGTGGTGTGATAATTTCAGATTACCCTAAATGATAGATTTAGGGTATAAAACTgtttaaaatgctattttataCTGAATATGCTGAATTATTGTCAGCTGCCTGACTAGGAGGAATAATTTCTGttactgatttttcttctttaggaGAAGTACAAGCGTGCCTTGGCAGATGCAGAAAACGTGAGGCAAAGAAGCCAGAAACTGGTAGAAGAGGCAAAGTTATACGGTCAGTGGAGGCTCCTCTGGTGTTTGCTCAGTAAGACCCAGGAAATGCAGATCCTGGAAAAGTGGAGCTGACTGGCCTTGCAGTATTGACAAGTTGTACTTCCCAGTGATTCTGACTACTCACTTAAATAATGCATTTGAGGCAGAGTGGTTTGAACAGTTCCTCAACTTGCATCAGAATTGTGACCATCTCCCTAGCCAAGGGCAAGACTTAAACTGCTGAAGTCAACAGCTGACATTTTCTCTAAATTTGGTATCTGGTTTCCTACAATGAATTCATAGATATTTTTTTAGTAAGTTTTGCAGCCTGAAGTTTGTCTTTTTCACGTATTTTGGTCTCAGATCTAAGCAAGAACATGAAATATTGGTTCTGGTTTGGGTTTCtggctgttttgtttttatttttgttttagtttggtttttttgggggagggaGCTATTTAGTTTTTGGGGACTTTTTTTGTggggttggttggttttttggggttggttgagattttttgctttggtttcttGGTTGGTTGGGAGTTTTGtagttttggggggttttgttgttgttttttgttcttagtgtttgttttgaatttGGTTCTTTTTTGATTTTGGGATacttttctgagtttttttttagtcttttaCAGTTGAATAACTGTTCTGTTGAAGACGATACCTTTCAAATAGAAGTAATACCTCTGAATGATTGGATTCTTTTCAGTGCTAGAAAAGCACAATCACTGGCTATGAGAAGTGCGAGAAGCACATCTTCCTTCAAGAGCCAGGCTAGTAGCATCTGATTTAGCTTTTTGACATTTGCAACACAAATCTGTAAAACAGAAACTGTGTGtagatgctgcagcagcagagtgcTGTTTTATCCTGGTGTTTGACTGCCATTCTGCCTCGAAAAATGAGTTGCTCTTTTTCACTGTCCACCATACAGAGCTGCATAGTTTAATTCTCAGTATTCTAGTTTCTGAGAACAGGGTCTTCAGTTAATGTGTACTGTAAGAAAAGTACATAGTACTCTTGCATTCTTTTTCATGGATGTTTGAGTGCTCCATCCTGATGTTGATTTGCAGTAAGCATTGTTTCACTAATGTTCTACTTTCTGCAAAGGACTTGGAGTCATGTCTAAGCTCAGAGGTGCTAcaatggaaattaatttatcttGAAAATTAGATAACATATAATCTGTACATTTTATTGCTTGTGCATGACTGCTTGTTCTGTTGAAAAAAGAGAAACTCCTTTCTGAGACTTGCATAAATTCTGAGTTGCAGTCACAGATATTTGCAAATAGAACGTACACAATAAAAAACTGAACCAAACCACTTTCTGAATAGTTTGGTTATTTGGTTTGATCCAGATAACTGGGCAGTTTATTTATCTATATGTGGTACAGTTCAGCCCCAAATACAGCTCTagtttttagtttaaaactgttatgttattttcagatttttggaACTATTTGGACACTGTTAGTTACTGTTCTGTAAAGAGCTTGAGTCTCTACAGAGTTGTGCAGTTAGAGAGACCCTTTCCTGAGAACTTCCTGACCCCCACAGATCTTGCAAGGTGCTTCTAAAGTTGTGGGGTGTTTTTGTTTAAACCAAAGATGTGGCCTCCGGTAATAGTCATATCACTTCTTGGTAAGGAAATTAAAAACCATCCAGGATGTGAGCTAGAATTAAAAAGGCTAACTCCagcttaacaaaaaaaaaaaaaacccaaaaaaacccagtgttGTTTGTCCTTTGCTTACCTCTATATAGAAATGTGTTAATTTATTgaactgttttaattttttctcgATTGCTAATGCCTTAAGTGAGAGTCATCCAGATTCTCTTAGTGTGAGCCAGAGAACAGCTTCAGGACAAGGACTGTGATTAATTTGGAAATTGCTCAGTATTTGCAAAGCACAGCTGCCGATTTTGTAAAAAGAGGTTTGTAGTGGGAGGGAGAGgtgcaaattattttcattcaagGAAGAATCCTTGTTTATGTCTTGAAATCATCGGTCTGATTACATACTTTCTCTTCTGTAAATTTTTTTATGACATCAGATTAAAGGGTAGGACTAGGGCAATGTAATGCTTTGAATGTTAGGTGACGAGAGAGACATGAGGAAACTACTTGAAGCCATCTGAAGGTTTTGGTAACTTTGGTAAGAATTTTGTTATTGTTAGGTCATTAGCCTAACTTAACTCTGATCTGAGTtgaaatcacttttttttcctccatagaAGTAGAGGAGATGGTGTGGATTTCAAGTTATCTGTAATAGTTCTTTATTCTTATCCAAAActggaaagaatattttattccaAATGATTACAGTATAACATACATTCTTAAAAGCCAAAGAGTGCAAATTATTGCTGTAGCTTTTGGGGTTGTGAGGTCGGGGGGTTTTAACATTTGTTTCCCTCAGTGGACTAATCCCATTCTCTTCTACTCTATACATTTTCAGGGATCCAGAGCTTCTGTAAGGACTTACTAGAAGTTGCAGACATTTTGGAGAAAGCAACAGAAAGCGTaccaaaagaagaaattaaagatgAAAATCCTCACTTGAAGAGCTTATACGAAGGTCTTGTCATGACAGAAATGCAGATTCAGAAAGTGTTTAAAAAGCATGGCCTGCTCAGACTGAACCCTGTCGGAGCCAAGTTCGACCCCTACGAGCACGAAGCGCTGTTCCACACGGCCGTGGAGGGGCAGGAGCCCGGCACCATCGCGCTGGTTTCCAAGATCGGCTACAAGCTGCACGGGCGCACGCTGCGGCCCGCCCTGGTGGGGGTTGTGAAGGACGCTTAGCTGCTCAAGCTGAGAGTTCCAAATGCCATACAACTATTAAACAGCTGGATGGTTTTCCTCTCACACCGTCTTTCCCTTGTTCCTCTGCCCCGAGAGGTTTAAATGAGTTGGTTGAGGTCTCCCAGTGAAAATGAAGTAACCGATGAAAATCTCCTGCTTAGTGGCCTTCCACATCACTGTTCCATAAGCTCTTCTTCAGTGTGAACTACATGAGCCATTAAGCCCTCTAATGCTTTAGATTAGACAATGTTTTTTACAACTATTGCTCCTGAGACGGTGAAGTAAATTGAAAAGAATGAGATACTCACTAGAATGTTGCAATTTGAAGTTTATCACCGTGTGTAGATTTAAAATGCAGATAGCGAGCGGTTCAAACACTTCCTTTGGCTTTGTACAATCTCACATTGCAGAAGTGGGTGATGTAGTACAAATAACCTACCTTCTGCAAGCACCCATCAGCTTTTACACACTGATGCAAAAAATGGCCTGTTTTGTCTATTCAAAAATAATCTCAACAAATGAAACTGAAACCCATGTGAATTCTGAACTGTAAATAAATAGCAGTGGAGATTAGATATCTTTTGTAACTGTTCAACCTTTTTGTCCTGTACTGACATTGAATCAAGAAAACCATCTAATATTTGTATGGCATTGAAGAACCAATGGAATTTATCCTATCtctggatttttaatttaatgttatATAAATTGGTTTAAACAATTTTTATAGTCTTATAACTTCCAGCTTTGCAATCAGTTTGTTACGCAAACTGTAGTTACAATCCTGATGAGAGCCAGAACACCCAAAGAAGTGAGTTGCTGAGAGTTTGGTATATGATTTCTTTTAGAGTTACATAAATAACTGCATGTAAGTGGCTCAAACAAAAGTGTGAACttagtttcattttctttatttcttacaTGTACTCAGCTTGGATATTAGGTTGCACCAGAATTTTTCTCCATGCAGCTCTTGCCCTGTCTAACTGCACCTGCTGCTCCAAATCCTGCAGAATCAGGATAAAATACAGTACACGATTTGTCACCTGGATAGGAGTGGGTTGAACCTGGCAAATTACACAACTGACAAAGGATCTATGCTCTTGTATTCTGAAAGCTCATATTAACACACAGGACAGAATCTTCAAACTTAGGAAGTTATTAGGTCCTGTAAAAAGTAAGTACTTAAGAATTTTTTACTACGTTTCTGGTTATTGTGGATTAAGGAGCTTCTTACCTTAAAATCAGGTATTGATTATATTTTTTGTGGTTCAGATACAGAGTTGCCAGGAGCTTACTGAATGCTGGACCTACTCATGGTGAGAGGTGATTACTCATTCCTGAAGACATTTTTCCCAATGCTGGGTTGTCATGGGAATTAAACAGTTAACCAGGAACAGCCTAAGTGCATAAAACTGAGGGTTAGTCATGTTAATAATATTTAAGGATTCATTCTTTATCAACTATGTGAAAGAATGCTTCAACTGTGCAGAGGAAGGAGAATAATTTTTGGATGTGTGAAGACAACTACAATGCCAGTTTTTTTAAACTAATCAAGTACAGGGGGAAAAATGCAAAGatcaagtttaaaaataaattgggaGAAAAGGAGATTTCATATACTGAAGTTGAATTTGGAAGTCTCTTTCCTCCCTGTGGGTTTAAGAGCACACTGTAGTTGTGTGAAGTATGATTGAAGAAATGGTTTTGTTGCACTTTGATTAGAACCTGTTCTCATAACTGATCTCAAAAAAAGGGACCAGGTTCTATTTTATATACCTTTAAAGAATTGTCATGCATTATGTCCCCCTCAGTCCCTCTGGATCTAAACTAAATGTAATAATAATGTCCTTAGTATAGAAGTTTTTGTAATAGAGAGTTAAAGGGACACATTGTTCCCCAGCAGATGATTTTGTTAATGAGTTTCCCAATGCTTCACACAAACTATAATTTTTGGGCTACATCACTTAATTTGGGGTGTTCTTAAGCACAAGCTCCTGTTAAATGTTCAGCACAAGAGTAATCTTTAAAGCTGCTGAGTTTCATTTAAGTGGTTGCCCTTCCCTGGGTTACTCTTAGAAAGGATTTGGCTGGGAGTGGGTCAGTCTGGAGAGCTCCAATCACCAGTGCACTCTGCCATAGCGCAGGGAGGCGCACTGAAGAAATCAAGGAACAGAGGAAAGGCTGAAATTTAAGCACCTGACAAAGCTCTGGCCTGTACTAGCTATCTCATACACTACATTTCCACCCATCACACTTAGCTGCAATGCATCTCCAGTTATTAATACAAAGACTTAAGCCATTTTCCTCTCTGCCCAAGCTACATTATTGTTAAATCAATTGTGGAAAGAAACTTTAATACAAGTTTATTTACCAATACACAATGCAAAAATCTAGTAAAATGCTGTGTGCACAACATCAGTTAGGCTTTGTGTCATTTCAGCACAGGCGTTTGTGTGTCTGGCACAGCTACAAATGTAAACTTCAAATGAATGCAACATTCCCTTTAAGGAAGAAAGGAGCTGATGAGCTGAACATGCTCATGAAGTATCTTACTTCACAGTATTTAATGTGCCATCACTTAGGAGTGACTGGGGCACAGGCAAAAACATTTTGTGAGAAGAGTAAGCCAGAAGGTTCATGAAACCTGTTCCAGTTGCAAAGGAATCGAATGCAGCAGCCACATGAGAATAACGGCAGAGTGCATAGTCTGGGTGATTTCCAAGGCAGTTCTGGTCACAGACTAGTGCAAACCCACTGTCCTCACTGCCTGCTGggcctgccatgagcagggggcaggaggggctggggccagaacactgcagcatcccagcccagcgctgGGCAGTGCCGTGGAGCGAGATGAGGCTCCCTCCAACACAGCGCTGGGATGGGActcacagcacagccctgcccagagcacgGGATTAGTATTtgcagcagctgagagagtGTTGCTTTTTCATAGGCTTACATCAATGCTGTTAAGACAGATTTTATCATTAGTAATAACTTTAACTAAAAAAGGCAAGAGCATTCAGCATATAAAACACTTTGTCATTAGCAACATGAAGGCTGCATTATTTGTACAGTACAGGAAGCACTTCCAGATCAACACAAAATACAAGTTGAAAGAGCTCTTTGCCATCTCAGCCCCTTTACCACAGAAGAGAAGCAGCATAGCTGTAATAAATTGCTGGATTAACATTAACTGCATCTCAATTTATAAGCGATCAAACAGAAAACCAGAAGCTCATAACAAAGGAATGCTTAGACTAAATCAGTTCCATGTGAAATATGGAACAGCAGCATCCTCTAGTGC
Coding sequences within:
- the GRPEL1 gene encoding grpE protein homolog 1, mitochondrial, producing MAAVAQCVRGALRPRLPLLSVALRTSPRLLCVATQQKNTGQNLEDDQSQSQNEQKVEPSSAEKLLAEEKAKLEEQLKEVTEKYKRALADAENVRQRSQKLVEEAKLYGIQSFCKDLLEVADILEKATESVPKEEIKDENPHLKSLYEGLVMTEMQIQKVFKKHGLLRLNPVGAKFDPYEHEALFHTAVEGQEPGTIALVSKIGYKLHGRTLRPALVGVVKDA